The Vibrio navarrensis genome has a segment encoding these proteins:
- a CDS encoding efflux RND transporter periplasmic adaptor subunit, with protein sequence MSKATLKKKLLIFLAIILLASTVGYFFYPQQAPLSFATETVRRGNIEQTVLATGMLQASKLVAVGAQVSGQIEKLAVQLGDELKQDDLVAQIDSLTQQNSLKEANAALNSLNAQIRAKQAQIHQAQAEYNRQKGMLADNASSRSDYESAEASLTIYKAELEQLKAELERAKISVDNAKLDLGYTTIRAPFDGTVVYSAVEEGQTVNANQTTPTIIELAKLDNMTIKAQISEADVVNVHPGLPVYFTILGKPNKRYHGTLRAIEPGPTLMDGDDKDLSVSNDEAIYYHGLFEVDNPDRVLRIGMTAQVSVVLDQANDALLVPSQVLIRQPGAKDRYQVPVLENGKEVLRDVTVGINNKVNAQITSGLEEGEQVILGMPGQSATSSGRRMGPQGIRF encoded by the coding sequence ATGTCAAAAGCCACCCTCAAGAAAAAACTGCTGATATTTCTGGCAATCATCCTGCTCGCCAGCACGGTCGGCTACTTTTTTTATCCGCAACAAGCACCTTTGAGCTTTGCTACCGAAACCGTCCGTCGCGGCAACATAGAACAAACGGTGCTGGCAACTGGCATGCTGCAAGCGTCCAAGTTGGTCGCTGTCGGCGCGCAAGTTTCCGGGCAGATCGAAAAGCTCGCCGTCCAGTTAGGAGACGAACTGAAACAGGATGATCTGGTCGCGCAGATAGACAGCCTGACTCAGCAAAACAGCCTTAAAGAAGCCAATGCAGCACTAAACAGCCTCAATGCACAAATACGCGCCAAACAGGCACAAATCCATCAAGCCCAAGCTGAGTACAATCGGCAAAAAGGCATGCTGGCAGACAACGCCAGTTCACGCTCGGATTACGAAAGCGCCGAAGCGTCGTTAACCATTTATAAAGCAGAGCTGGAGCAACTGAAAGCCGAACTGGAACGCGCCAAAATTAGCGTCGATAACGCCAAACTGGATTTAGGTTACACCACCATTCGCGCCCCATTTGACGGCACCGTTGTTTATAGCGCGGTGGAAGAGGGACAAACGGTCAATGCCAACCAAACCACGCCAACCATTATTGAGCTGGCAAAGCTGGACAACATGACCATCAAAGCACAGATTTCCGAAGCCGATGTGGTCAATGTCCACCCCGGATTACCCGTCTATTTCACCATTCTAGGCAAACCGAACAAGCGCTATCACGGCACTTTGCGTGCGATTGAACCGGGCCCTACGCTAATGGATGGCGACGATAAAGACCTGTCAGTCAGCAACGATGAAGCCATCTACTATCACGGCCTATTTGAGGTTGACAACCCGGATCGCGTTCTGCGTATTGGTATGACAGCGCAAGTATCGGTGGTGCTGGACCAAGCCAACGATGCTTTGTTGGTCCCCTCGCAAGTATTGATTCGACAACCCGGAGCCAAGGATCGTTACCAAGTGCCCGTTTTGGAAAATGGCAAAGAGGTTCTGCGTGATGTCACTGTCGGCATCAACAACAAAGTCAACGCACAAATTACCTCAGGCTTAGAGGAAGGCGAACAAGTGATTCTCGGCATGCCAGGGCAAAGCGCGACCTCATCAGGTCGTCGCATGGGACCACAGGGGATACGCTTCTGA
- a CDS encoding L-serine ammonia-lyase, with product MISVFDIYKIGVGPSSSHTVGPMKAGKEFIDDLRSMGKLRDITKITVDVYGSLSLTGKGHHTDIAIIMGLAGNTPEKVDIDAIAGFIARVEETERLPVGMHCHTVSFPREGGMNFHRTNLALHENGMQIHAWIDDEKVYSKTYYSIGGGFIVDEENFGKDSQSSIKVPYPFTSAEELVNQCKESGLSISALVMKNEHALHSDEETRTYFANIWRTMRECMERGMNTEGILPGPLRVPRRAAALRQQLLTSEKTSNDPMAVVDWVNMYAFAVNEENAAGGRVVTAPTNGACGIIPAVLAYYDKFIQTVTEKDYIRYFAASGAIGGLYKRNASISGAEVGCQGEVGVACSMAAAGLAELMGGSPEQVCMAAEIAMEHNLGLTCDPVAGQVQVPCIERNGIAAVKSINSTRMALRRSSAPRVSLDKVIETMLETGKDMNAKYRETSQGGLAIKVIC from the coding sequence ATGATTAGTGTATTTGATATCTACAAGATCGGCGTTGGTCCATCCAGCTCACACACAGTTGGACCAATGAAGGCGGGTAAAGAGTTTATTGATGACCTACGCTCAATGGGAAAATTGCGCGACATCACTAAAATCACCGTTGACGTCTATGGATCATTATCACTGACAGGGAAAGGTCACCACACCGACATCGCTATTATCATGGGGCTTGCTGGCAATACCCCTGAGAAAGTGGATATCGACGCCATTGCGGGCTTTATCGCTCGTGTAGAAGAAACTGAACGCCTGCCTGTTGGTATGCACTGTCATACCGTCTCCTTCCCTCGTGAAGGCGGCATGAACTTCCATCGCACTAACCTCGCGCTGCATGAAAATGGCATGCAGATCCACGCTTGGATTGACGATGAAAAAGTCTACTCGAAAACCTACTACTCGATCGGTGGTGGTTTCATCGTTGACGAGGAGAACTTTGGTAAAGACAGCCAAAGCTCGATCAAAGTCCCTTACCCGTTTACCAGCGCAGAAGAGTTGGTCAATCAGTGTAAAGAGAGCGGCCTGTCGATTAGCGCTCTGGTGATGAAAAACGAACACGCCCTTCACTCTGATGAAGAGACACGCACCTACTTCGCCAACATCTGGCGCACGATGCGCGAGTGTATGGAGCGCGGCATGAATACCGAAGGCATTTTGCCTGGACCACTGCGCGTGCCACGCCGTGCGGCGGCGCTGCGTCAACAACTGCTGACCTCTGAAAAAACCTCCAACGATCCAATGGCGGTGGTTGACTGGGTCAACATGTACGCCTTTGCCGTGAACGAAGAGAATGCGGCGGGTGGCCGTGTCGTCACCGCGCCAACCAACGGCGCGTGCGGTATCATCCCGGCGGTTTTGGCTTACTACGACAAGTTTATCCAAACCGTGACGGAGAAGGATTATATTCGCTACTTCGCTGCGTCTGGCGCAATTGGCGGTCTGTACAAGCGTAACGCTTCGATCTCTGGTGCCGAAGTTGGCTGTCAGGGTGAAGTCGGCGTCGCTTGTTCGATGGCGGCAGCTGGCCTTGCTGAGCTGATGGGCGGTAGCCCTGAGCAAGTCTGTATGGCCGCTGAAATTGCCATGGAGCACAACCTTGGCCTCACCTGTGACCCAGTCGCAGGTCAAGTCCAGGTTCCTTGTATCGAGCGTAACGGCATTGCTGCGGTCAAATCGATCAACTCGACTCGCATGGCTTTGCGCCGTTCATCTGCACCCCGTGTTTCTCTGGACAAGGTTATCGAAACTATGTTGGAAACCGGTAAAGACATGAACGCGAAATACCGTGAGACCTCACAAGGCGGTTTAGCGATCAAAGTGATCTGCTAA
- a CDS encoding aromatic amino acid transport family protein: protein MNTTSNTASAVQSSSKFTYQDFTWCLSLFGTAVGAGVLFLPIKAGAGGFWPLVMLALIAAPMTWFAHKSLARFVLSSKNPEADITDTVEEHFGKTGANLITFAYFFAIYPIVLIYGVGITNTVDSFLVNQMGMASIPRPLLSGALILAMTAGVVFGKELMLKATSAMVYPLVFVLLALSFYLIPEWNTSMVEVAPDWSAMPTVVWLAIPIIVFSFNHSPIISQFSKEQRKQFGDEAVKKTDSITGGAAMMLMGFVMFFVFSVVLSMSPEQLASAKEQNISVLSYLANVHESPLISYLGPLVAFAAITSSYFGHFLGAHEGLVGLFKSRSNASISKIEKASLVFIVITTWIVAMVNPSILGMIETMGAPMIAAILFLMPVFAMQKVPAMAKFKTSAPVQIFTVICGLASITSVIYGAL, encoded by the coding sequence ATGAATACAACCTCTAATACGGCTTCTGCCGTACAATCGTCTAGTAAGTTTACTTACCAAGATTTCACCTGGTGCCTATCACTTTTTGGTACCGCTGTCGGCGCTGGTGTGCTGTTCCTGCCAATTAAAGCAGGCGCAGGCGGCTTCTGGCCATTGGTTATGTTGGCGCTGATCGCCGCACCAATGACTTGGTTCGCGCACAAATCGTTGGCGCGTTTCGTCCTTTCCTCTAAGAACCCTGAAGCAGACATTACAGACACTGTAGAAGAGCATTTCGGTAAGACTGGCGCAAACCTTATTACTTTTGCCTACTTTTTCGCTATCTACCCAATTGTTCTAATTTACGGTGTTGGTATCACTAACACAGTGGATTCTTTCCTCGTCAACCAAATGGGCATGGCTTCTATTCCACGTCCACTGCTATCTGGTGCGTTAATCCTAGCGATGACCGCTGGCGTGGTATTTGGCAAAGAGCTGATGCTCAAAGCGACTTCCGCGATGGTTTATCCGCTGGTTTTTGTTCTGCTGGCACTCTCTTTCTATCTGATCCCAGAGTGGAACACCTCCATGGTGGAAGTGGCACCGGATTGGTCAGCGATGCCGACCGTGGTTTGGCTAGCGATTCCAATCATCGTGTTCTCGTTCAACCACAGCCCGATCATTTCTCAATTTTCTAAAGAGCAGCGCAAACAGTTTGGTGACGAAGCGGTGAAGAAAACCGACTCTATCACTGGCGGCGCGGCGATGATGCTGATGGGCTTTGTGATGTTCTTCGTTTTCTCAGTGGTACTTTCTATGTCTCCTGAGCAACTGGCGTCAGCGAAAGAGCAAAACATTTCGGTGCTTTCTTACCTAGCAAACGTGCACGAGTCTCCGCTGATCTCTTACTTGGGTCCACTAGTGGCGTTTGCAGCGATCACCTCTAGCTACTTCGGCCACTTCCTCGGTGCGCATGAAGGTTTGGTTGGTCTGTTCAAATCTCGTTCAAACGCATCAATCAGCAAGATTGAAAAAGCTTCTCTTGTGTTCATCGTGATCACCACTTGGATTGTCGCGATGGTTAACCCAAGCATCCTTGGTATGATTGAAACTATGGGCGCGCCAATGATTGCCGCTATCCTGTTCTTGATGCCAGTGTTTGCAATGCAGAAGGTGCCTGCAATGGCGAAGTTCAAAACTTCAGCGCCTGTACAGATTTTTACAGTTATCTGTGGTCTTGCGTCTATTACTTCTGTAATCTACGGCGCGCTTTAA
- a CDS encoding CoA pyrophosphatase — translation MPRGATLLELNRDTLLQKFQLHLPVGYHAESLGRMAHLNPTQLRKAAVLVGFVERSHGLNVILTKRASHLKHHPGQISFPGGKFEPDDSSLVATALRETFEEVGITPSQISVFGQMPELVTVSRYKVTPILAFVAADYQTRIDRNEVEEVFEVPVRHLLDRQQLRSAKFRVNQSHHRVFAIPYQHHFIWGMTAQIIHAMQQQLVKLS, via the coding sequence TTGCCACGAGGTGCGACTTTGCTTGAGCTAAATAGAGACACACTACTGCAAAAGTTTCAGTTGCACCTTCCGGTTGGTTACCATGCCGAAAGCTTGGGCCGCATGGCCCATCTCAATCCCACTCAGCTGAGAAAAGCCGCGGTATTGGTCGGTTTTGTCGAGCGTAGCCATGGGCTGAATGTGATCCTCACTAAACGCGCTTCGCACCTCAAACATCACCCAGGGCAAATCAGCTTTCCCGGCGGGAAATTTGAACCCGACGATTCGTCGTTAGTGGCAACCGCGCTCAGAGAGACATTTGAAGAGGTGGGCATTACACCATCACAGATCTCCGTATTCGGCCAGATGCCCGAACTGGTAACGGTTAGCCGCTATAAAGTGACCCCAATCTTGGCTTTTGTCGCCGCTGATTACCAAACGCGCATCGACAGAAACGAGGTCGAGGAGGTGTTTGAAGTGCCTGTGCGCCATCTTCTTGATCGCCAGCAGTTGAGAAGCGCCAAATTTCGAGTCAATCAGTCGCATCATCGCGTGTTCGCCATTCCCTACCAGCATCATTTCATCTGGGGAATGACGGCGCAAATCATTCACGCCATGCAGCAGCAACTGGTGAAATTAAGCTAG
- the pabB gene encoding aminodeoxychorismate synthase component 1, producing MQQSNSLSQIKQMNNSDINTIAVKALSYQSDLAQSLFSPIQHLPWAMLLRSASKTHMDSRFDILVANPLATLQTEGPQTVVRIGGETRYYEDDPFALLDRYQNKLLPALSFDADLPFVGGALGYFSYDLGRRIEQMPTLASQDITAPDMAVGLYSWALVVDHQTQTAQLVGVNPQAAWQWLNEQSAAKQTPFALRSAWLSNMSREQYRSKFEQVQQYLLSGDCYQINLAQRFCAEYQGSEWQAYQKLEKSNQAPFSAFIRLQHAAILSVSPERFLQLKENVIETKPIKGTRPRSLDATQDKLAAQELASAEKDQAENLMIVDLLRNDIGRVAQPGSVHVPKLFDIESFPAVHHLVSTIRAKLNSPYTAADLLRACFPGGSITGAPKIRAMEIIEELEPHRRSAYCGSIGYLSRHGHMDTSITIRTLVAEQGKLYAWAGGGVVADSQCEAEYQETLDKLGKILPILE from the coding sequence ATGCAGCAATCAAACTCTTTGTCACAAATTAAACAAATGAACAACAGCGATATCAATACCATTGCGGTCAAAGCATTAAGCTATCAATCCGATCTAGCTCAGTCATTATTTTCGCCGATTCAACATCTCCCTTGGGCGATGCTATTGCGTTCTGCGTCCAAGACGCACATGGATAGCCGCTTTGATATTTTGGTCGCCAATCCGCTGGCCACGTTGCAGACCGAAGGGCCACAAACCGTCGTCCGCATTGGTGGCGAAACTCGCTACTATGAAGACGATCCCTTTGCACTGCTGGACCGCTACCAAAATAAGTTATTACCTGCGCTGAGCTTTGACGCAGACTTGCCGTTTGTCGGCGGAGCGCTTGGCTATTTTAGCTATGATCTTGGTCGGCGCATTGAGCAGATGCCGACACTGGCCAGCCAAGATATCACCGCCCCCGACATGGCGGTTGGTCTCTACTCTTGGGCGCTGGTGGTGGATCATCAAACTCAAACGGCTCAACTGGTTGGTGTCAATCCGCAGGCCGCTTGGCAATGGCTCAATGAACAAAGCGCAGCAAAGCAAACGCCGTTTGCCTTGCGCTCTGCATGGCTCTCCAATATGAGCCGTGAGCAGTACCGCTCCAAGTTTGAGCAAGTACAACAGTACTTGCTCAGTGGCGATTGCTACCAGATCAATCTCGCACAACGTTTTTGCGCCGAGTATCAAGGCAGTGAGTGGCAGGCTTATCAAAAACTGGAAAAGAGCAACCAGGCGCCCTTTTCTGCGTTTATTCGTTTGCAGCATGCCGCAATCCTAAGTGTCTCTCCTGAGCGCTTTTTGCAGCTAAAAGAGAATGTGATTGAGACCAAACCGATCAAAGGTACTCGTCCGCGCAGCCTCGATGCAACGCAAGATAAACTAGCCGCACAGGAGCTCGCCAGCGCAGAAAAAGATCAGGCAGAGAACCTGATGATTGTCGATCTTCTGCGCAACGACATCGGCCGAGTGGCGCAACCTGGCAGCGTGCATGTGCCTAAGCTCTTTGACATTGAGAGCTTTCCTGCGGTGCATCATTTAGTGAGCACGATCCGCGCCAAGCTCAATTCGCCCTACACGGCCGCCGATTTACTGCGTGCCTGTTTCCCCGGCGGTTCCATCACTGGCGCGCCCAAAATTCGTGCTATGGAGATCATCGAGGAACTGGAGCCGCATCGTCGCAGTGCCTATTGCGGCAGCATTGGCTATCTCAGCCGTCATGGGCACATGGATACCAGCATCACCATTCGCACTTTAGTGGCCGAGCAAGGCAAATTGTACGCATGGGCGGGCGGCGGCGTGGTGGCAGACAGCCAATGTGAGGCGGAATATCAGGAGACACTCGACAAACTTGGAAAAATACTGCCAATATTAGAGTAA
- a CDS encoding fumarate hydratase, with protein sequence MTVIRTQDVISSVADALQYISYYHPLDFVQALEKAYHREQSQAAKDAIAQILINSRMSAEGKRPICQDTGIVTCFVNIGMGVQWDSTEMTVQQMVDEGVRQAYTNPDNPLRASVLMDPAGKRINTKDNTPAVVHINMVPGDKVEIQIAAKGGGSENKTKMVMLNPSDDIAEWVEKTLPLMGAGWCPPGMLGIGIGGTAEKAAVLAKESLMEHIDIQELIERGPQNAEEDLRLDIFNRVNRLGIGAQGLGGLTTVVDVKIKTAPTHAASKPVCMIPNCAATRHVHFTLDGSGPAELTPPKLEEWPDITWDAGASARRVNLDTVTKEEVQQWKTGETLLLSGKILTGRDAAHKRIQTMLQNGEGLPEGVDLKGKFIYYVGPVDAVGDEVVGPAGPTTSTRMDKFTDMMLDETGIMGMIGKAERGPATVESIKNHKAVYLMAVGGAAYLVAKAIKKARVVAFEDLGMEAIYEFDVQDMPVTVAVDSSGANAHQIGPDTWKVKIQEMDLHQ encoded by the coding sequence ATGACAGTAATTCGCACGCAGGACGTGATCAGCAGTGTCGCTGACGCACTCCAATACATCTCTTACTACCACCCTCTCGATTTCGTTCAAGCCCTTGAAAAAGCCTATCACCGTGAACAAAGCCAAGCCGCGAAAGACGCGATTGCGCAAATTCTGATCAACTCACGTATGTCGGCGGAAGGCAAGCGTCCTATCTGTCAGGACACGGGTATCGTGACCTGTTTTGTTAACATTGGCATGGGTGTGCAGTGGGATTCCACTGAAATGACGGTACAGCAGATGGTCGATGAAGGCGTGCGTCAAGCCTACACCAACCCAGACAACCCATTGCGTGCGTCGGTGCTGATGGATCCAGCAGGAAAGCGTATCAACACCAAAGATAACACTCCAGCGGTCGTGCATATCAATATGGTTCCGGGTGATAAAGTCGAGATTCAAATCGCGGCCAAAGGCGGTGGCTCTGAGAACAAAACCAAGATGGTGATGCTCAACCCATCTGATGATATTGCGGAGTGGGTGGAGAAAACCTTGCCGCTGATGGGCGCGGGTTGGTGCCCACCGGGCATGCTGGGTATTGGTATTGGCGGTACGGCTGAGAAAGCGGCGGTACTGGCAAAAGAATCCTTAATGGAGCACATCGACATTCAAGAACTGATTGAGCGTGGCCCACAAAATGCCGAAGAAGATCTGCGTTTGGATATTTTCAACCGTGTGAACCGCTTGGGTATTGGCGCGCAAGGTCTTGGCGGTTTGACCACGGTCGTGGACGTAAAAATCAAAACCGCGCCAACACACGCTGCGTCTAAGCCTGTGTGCATGATCCCGAACTGCGCCGCTACGCGTCACGTGCATTTCACCCTTGATGGCAGTGGCCCCGCAGAGCTTACCCCGCCGAAATTGGAAGAGTGGCCAGACATCACTTGGGATGCGGGCGCAAGTGCGCGTCGTGTCAATCTCGATACCGTAACTAAAGAAGAGGTTCAGCAGTGGAAAACAGGGGAAACCTTGCTGTTGTCAGGCAAGATCCTCACTGGCCGCGATGCTGCGCACAAACGCATTCAAACCATGCTGCAAAACGGCGAAGGTTTACCTGAAGGGGTTGATCTCAAAGGTAAGTTTATCTACTACGTTGGCCCGGTGGATGCGGTGGGTGATGAAGTGGTTGGCCCAGCAGGCCCGACAACGTCAACACGTATGGATAAGTTCACCGACATGATGCTCGATGAAACGGGCATTATGGGCATGATTGGTAAAGCGGAACGCGGCCCTGCAACCGTTGAATCAATCAAAAACCACAAAGCGGTATACTTGATGGCTGTGGGCGGTGCCGCTTATTTGGTGGCGAAAGCAATCAAGAAAGCGCGTGTGGTTGCGTTTGAAGATCTTGGCATGGAAGCGATTTACGAGTTTGACGTACAAGACATGCCTGTCACCGTGGCGGTTGATTCAAGTGGTGCCAATGCGCACCAAATCGGTCCAGATACTTGGAAAGTGAAAATTCAGGAAATGGATTTGCACCAGTAA
- a CDS encoding YcjX family protein, which yields MKNITREVNDLIHRSLDSHLRVAVTGLSRAGKTAFITSLVNQLLHTSTHDNLPLLSCAQDKRLIGARREPQSNMMVPRFAYDEAMEHICQATPQWPQPTRDVSEIRLAIKYRPQKRSRKLLGKTSVLHLDIIDYPGEWLLDLPLLELDFNAWSNSQFAALKGQRAKLAQDWLNKLAELDLEGDVNEKQLQQLSESYTDYLHRCKEAGLHWVQPGRFVLPGELAGAPVLQFFPCRFDAAAEVKKNSNIDMLKKRYQEYQQKVVKGFYKHYFATFDRQIVLVDCLQPLNAGSESFYDMREALEQIMKSFRYGRSGLLKRLFAPKIDKVLFAATKTDHITPDQHANLVSLLQQMVHPAWQTAAYENIEISCISMASVRATQAGFIANGSESVPAIQGHTLDGRSLTLFPGEVPKKIPDGDFWQRSGFDFTAFRPLSADWQEPLPHIRLDKALEFLLGDKLQ from the coding sequence ATGAAGAACATTACCCGCGAAGTGAATGACCTCATCCATCGCAGCTTGGATTCACATTTGCGCGTCGCCGTGACAGGCTTGTCGCGTGCTGGCAAAACGGCGTTTATCACGTCCTTAGTCAATCAACTGCTGCACACCTCGACTCACGACAATTTACCTTTGCTGAGTTGCGCTCAAGACAAACGCCTGATTGGCGCAAGGCGCGAGCCACAAAGTAACATGATGGTGCCCAGATTCGCCTATGACGAAGCGATGGAGCACATTTGTCAAGCGACGCCGCAGTGGCCGCAGCCTACGCGGGATGTGAGCGAAATTCGCTTAGCGATCAAATATCGCCCACAAAAACGCAGCCGGAAATTACTCGGTAAAACCTCGGTCTTACATCTCGACATTATCGATTACCCCGGTGAATGGTTGTTGGACTTGCCTCTGCTTGAGCTGGACTTTAACGCTTGGTCAAACAGTCAATTTGCCGCTTTAAAAGGGCAACGTGCTAAACTGGCGCAAGATTGGCTAAATAAGTTGGCGGAGCTCGATCTTGAGGGCGACGTCAATGAGAAACAGTTGCAGCAACTCTCCGAAAGCTACACCGATTATTTGCACCGTTGCAAAGAGGCTGGGTTACATTGGGTGCAACCGGGACGCTTTGTTTTACCGGGTGAACTGGCTGGCGCACCTGTGCTGCAGTTTTTCCCTTGCCGTTTCGACGCAGCAGCCGAGGTGAAGAAAAATAGCAACATAGATATGTTGAAAAAGCGCTACCAAGAGTATCAGCAGAAAGTCGTCAAAGGCTTTTACAAGCACTATTTTGCCACCTTTGATCGCCAAATTGTGCTGGTGGATTGCCTGCAGCCGCTCAACGCGGGGAGTGAGTCGTTTTATGACATGCGCGAGGCACTTGAGCAGATCATGAAGAGTTTCCGCTATGGTAGAAGTGGGCTGCTCAAACGTCTTTTTGCCCCCAAAATCGACAAAGTGCTGTTTGCCGCCACCAAAACAGACCACATAACGCCGGATCAACATGCAAATTTAGTCTCTTTGCTGCAACAGATGGTGCATCCAGCTTGGCAAACCGCCGCTTATGAAAACATCGAGATCAGCTGTATTTCCATGGCGTCGGTGCGTGCCACGCAGGCGGGTTTCATCGCCAATGGCAGTGAAAGTGTGCCCGCCATTCAAGGTCACACTCTGGATGGACGTTCGCTGACGCTGTTTCCGGGTGAAGTGCCAAAGAAGATCCCTGATGGCGATTTTTGGCAGCGCAGTGGCTTTGATTTCACCGCTTTTCGTCCTCTGTCTGCCGATTGGCAAGAGCCGCTACCACATATTCGCCTCGACAAAGCGTTAGAGTTTTTGCTGGGAGATAAACTGCAATGA
- a CDS encoding YcjF family protein, whose translation MSDFKPKHVFEQTRFSADPQQPELTAQQQFTAAETFVPAANETAQEEQSAELQLAEVIRPSSSRRWWFGGLFSAFAGLVGWQAVDTLLTALQAGDWLTLGWSAFLSLLAGLGLSAIAKELWKLRKLRHLFSSQQQAEQLLSSDGVGKGKAFCQDMARQSGIPAENPAYDRWRNSVNPTHSDAEVVQMYDAMVVTQQDKLAMQLVSRHATESAALVAISPLALADMLLVAWRNFKMIDNLSQVYGVELGYASRIQLLRLVLANMALAGASELAIDAGVDLMSMDLAGKLSARAGQGVGVGILTARLGLKAMALLRPIPWQPQTQVKLSAIRKEIITKVASLALKP comes from the coding sequence ATGAGTGATTTCAAACCCAAACACGTTTTTGAGCAAACCCGCTTTTCTGCTGATCCTCAGCAGCCCGAGCTAACTGCGCAGCAACAGTTTACCGCGGCAGAAACATTTGTTCCTGCCGCCAATGAAACGGCGCAAGAAGAGCAATCGGCTGAATTGCAATTGGCCGAGGTTATCCGTCCGTCATCGTCGCGTCGCTGGTGGTTTGGCGGGCTATTTAGTGCCTTCGCTGGCTTGGTGGGCTGGCAGGCGGTGGATACGCTGCTGACGGCACTGCAAGCGGGGGATTGGCTTACCTTAGGCTGGTCAGCATTTCTCTCCTTACTGGCCGGGCTTGGGTTGTCTGCGATAGCGAAAGAGCTATGGAAGCTGCGCAAATTGCGCCACCTTTTTAGTTCGCAACAGCAAGCCGAGCAACTGCTCTCCAGTGACGGTGTGGGCAAGGGTAAAGCGTTTTGTCAGGATATGGCACGGCAAAGTGGTATCCCCGCTGAAAACCCTGCATACGATCGTTGGCGCAACAGCGTTAACCCCACTCACAGTGATGCCGAAGTGGTGCAGATGTACGATGCGATGGTCGTTACCCAGCAAGACAAGTTGGCAATGCAGCTGGTCTCGCGTCACGCCACCGAATCGGCGGCGTTGGTGGCGATTAGCCCTTTGGCTTTAGCTGACATGCTGCTGGTGGCTTGGCGCAATTTCAAGATGATTGATAACTTGTCGCAAGTGTATGGTGTGGAGTTGGGCTACGCCTCTCGCATCCAGCTTCTGCGTCTCGTGCTGGCAAACATGGCTTTAGCTGGGGCAAGCGAGTTGGCGATTGATGCAGGCGTCGATCTGATGTCGATGGATCTTGCGGGTAAGCTATCTGCGCGTGCTGGGCAAGGCGTCGGTGTGGGCATTTTGACCGCAAGGCTTGGCTTAAAAGCGATGGCGCTGCTGCGGCCCATTCCGTGGCAGCCGCAGACGCAAGTGAAACTCTCGGCGATTCGCAAGGAAATCATCACTAAAGTCGCTTCTCTCGCTCTCAAACCTTAA